One genomic window of Spirochaetota bacterium includes the following:
- a CDS encoding YgiT-type zinc finger protein, whose translation MECSCGGILTEGRSSYSVSGQHFYLVIEDIPAYKCNRCGKILFEDDVVDKIKALLKRVERDTKEIVTGTPSVHTYDY comes from the coding sequence ATGGAATGCTCATGCGGTGGTATATTAACAGAAGGACGAAGCTCGTATAGTGTCAGTGGACAGCATTTTTATTTAGTCATAGAAGATATCCCGGCCTATAAATGCAACCGGTGCGGTAAAATATTGTTTGAAGATGATGTTGTGGATAAAATAAAAGCATTACTGAAACGGGTTGAACGGGACACAAAAGAAATTGTTACCGGAACACCTTCGGTACATACATACGACTATTAA
- a CDS encoding D-alanine--D-alanine ligase — MISKAMRVGITYDLRDDYRAMGYDDETIAEFDSIETINAIDTTLQQLGFTTERIGHIKHLVSRLASGQRWDIVFNIAEGMHGIGREAQIPALLDAYAIPYTFSDPLVLALTLNKAMTKQIVRDSNIPTPPFVLVTGIEDIKRCSLTYPLFAKPYAEGTGKGITAASVIRDAGELESTCILLLEKYKQPVLVEEYLPGREFTVGIVGSGNTAKAIGTIEIILLDNAEKDVYSFINKERCEERVEYRLVDDTAAQKSAHVALEAWKALGCRDAGRVDIKCDSSGNPHFLEVNPLAGLHPTHSDLPIICSKVNISYQQLIATIMHNALTRYYLIGNAPKKLSSFIIK; from the coding sequence ATGATCAGCAAAGCCATGCGTGTTGGCATTACCTATGACTTACGCGACGATTACCGGGCAATGGGTTATGATGATGAAACTATTGCGGAATTTGATAGTATAGAAACTATTAATGCTATTGATACCACGCTGCAGCAATTAGGTTTTACCACTGAAAGAATTGGCCACATCAAACATCTTGTTTCACGCCTTGCCAGTGGTCAACGCTGGGATATAGTATTCAATATAGCTGAAGGAATGCACGGTATTGGCCGTGAAGCCCAGATCCCCGCACTGCTGGATGCATACGCCATACCCTACACCTTTTCCGATCCACTGGTGCTGGCACTTACCTTGAACAAAGCCATGACAAAACAGATAGTACGCGACAGTAATATCCCCACACCCCCATTTGTGCTTGTTACCGGTATTGAAGACATAAAACGCTGTTCCCTTACCTACCCATTATTTGCAAAACCATACGCTGAGGGAACCGGAAAAGGCATTACTGCTGCTTCAGTTATCCGTGATGCCGGTGAGCTTGAATCAACCTGTATACTATTGCTTGAAAAGTATAAACAGCCAGTTCTGGTAGAAGAATACCTCCCCGGAAGAGAATTTACTGTGGGGATAGTTGGTAGCGGCAATACTGCTAAAGCTATCGGAACTATAGAAATCATTTTACTGGATAATGCCGAAAAGGATGTGTATTCCTTCATCAATAAGGAACGATGTGAAGAACGTGTGGAATACAGGCTTGTAGATGATACCGCAGCACAAAAGTCAGCCCATGTTGCACTTGAGGCATGGAAAGCATTAGGCTGCCGTGATGCAGGGCGGGTGGACATTAAGTGCGATAGTTCCGGCAATCCACATTTTCTTGAAGTAAACCCCCTTGCTGGGCTTCACCCCACACACTCCGACCTCCCAATAATATGCTCTAAAGTTAACATATCATATCAGCAGTTAATTGCAACCATCATGCATAATGCATTAACACGCTACTATCTGATAGGTAATGCTCCCAAAAAATTATCTTCATTTATCATAAAATAA
- a CDS encoding flagellar hook-length control protein FliK, giving the protein MIKPVVLDFEYKVQNTHHMKNNEPELSFSSLLKDTMQKGSEAADITYNQTVDSMHYVTDGATMQVKENKEKKYDRAQDESKHIERTPAHRRNEQNNDVYVEKDVMQSLAGSSFHSNNKAIVTDKNALTVKQRIYKKDAFYAFKLPTVNNNKDQKLFANAIIAKKSEKETLHDTINQLQKIVDGQNHARDVRKSDLKQLIAQLTTMQQMDKKDLHKLVLNPVIHYNELSDNKNKKMVRKSGNDMQLHYADHKTTKTVKNSETALLDAVKQKGKIEDSPKLDKKGQATERHDSFIQVNAKHNSNTATFAKPVVQEQLMQLLNKAKVMQEGDKTSLSLKLYPESLGKLSVNLGLEHGILSGRFVVESHEAKELLLQQLESIRWELEHNGVQVGEFEVNVKEHRQREFTEMQGLSHKQTIENAEYEVTSNRYIYHDGLLDVII; this is encoded by the coding sequence ATGATAAAACCTGTTGTGCTGGATTTTGAGTATAAAGTACAAAATACGCACCATATGAAAAATAATGAGCCAGAGCTATCATTTAGTTCTCTATTGAAGGACACAATGCAAAAAGGGAGTGAGGCTGCGGATATTACATACAACCAGACAGTTGATTCAATGCACTATGTTACCGATGGTGCAACCATGCAGGTAAAAGAAAATAAAGAAAAGAAATATGATAGAGCACAGGATGAATCAAAACATATAGAAAGAACACCTGCTCACAGGCGGAATGAACAAAATAATGACGTGTATGTGGAAAAAGATGTAATGCAATCATTAGCAGGTTCTTCATTCCATTCAAATAATAAGGCGATAGTTACTGATAAAAATGCCCTTACTGTAAAACAAAGAATTTACAAAAAAGACGCATTCTATGCTTTTAAACTCCCTACAGTAAACAATAATAAAGATCAAAAACTTTTTGCAAACGCAATTATTGCGAAGAAGTCAGAGAAAGAGACGCTTCATGATACCATTAATCAATTACAAAAGATTGTCGATGGGCAAAATCATGCACGGGATGTGCGAAAGAGTGACCTCAAACAGCTGATAGCTCAGCTTACTACAATGCAACAAATGGATAAGAAAGATTTACACAAACTGGTACTGAATCCAGTGATTCACTATAATGAACTATCGGACAATAAAAATAAAAAAATGGTACGTAAAAGCGGTAATGATATGCAGCTGCACTATGCTGACCACAAAACTACAAAAACAGTAAAAAATAGTGAAACCGCTCTTCTTGATGCAGTGAAGCAGAAAGGGAAGATAGAAGATAGCCCAAAACTTGACAAAAAAGGACAGGCAACTGAGCGCCATGACTCATTTATTCAGGTAAATGCAAAGCACAATTCCAATACCGCTACTTTTGCCAAACCTGTGGTGCAGGAACAGCTGATGCAGCTTTTAAACAAAGCTAAAGTAATGCAGGAAGGTGATAAAACTAGTCTTTCATTAAAATTGTATCCTGAAAGTTTAGGTAAACTTTCTGTAAACTTAGGGCTTGAACATGGTATTTTAAGTGGCCGCTTTGTTGTTGAAAGCCATGAGGCAAAAGAGCTGCTATTACAGCAACTGGAATCAATTCGCTGGGAGCTAGAACACAATGGTGTGCAGGTAGGTGAGTTTGAAGTAAATGTTAAAGAGCATCGTCAGCGTGAATTTACTGAAATGCAAGGATTATCACATAAACAAACTATTGAAAATGCTGAATATGAAGTGACAAGCAACCGATATATATACCATGATGGATTACTGGACGTTATAATATAA
- a CDS encoding amidohydrolase: protein MKNHKKLIILFILMVVCIAIIVYLTDGYQEKDNTSMLFFNGNIITVDNTTLKPEAVFIKGGRIYFTGTIQDALTLTDVHTIKINLKGRTLIPGFNDNHTHTLAAGSFYSEAILWNKTCEEIVAIIEQEAKTKKPGELISGNSWDYTTCPKPHKSLLDKAAPNNPVFLTQYSGHAAWVNSRMLEEMGIDKNTPDPKGGQIVRDEKGEPTGILRDTAMGTSEYGKFIKQILSPSLHKKLITKALTLYKEAGITSVQDNTWEPFTVRLLKKYRNSQELSTRFTCWPMGNSPLYYAFNWFTSFDKNDHWVRKGLVKYFADGAFSTRTAWLSQEYADEPGNFGSPRYTTQELETIVMEAAKEKQQITFHAIGDRAVTEVLNAVEKAQAVYPWTKTLRFRIEHIQIINPNDIKRMKNLGIVASVQPFTLCNPKKDETLLGKARAKKAYMFYSIYKAGVPVSFGSDIPAEVDYQPLLGIYYAVTRKSKDGTMGPLNKNECFSPYEALYCYTMGSAYAEFMENEKGSITKGKLADFVVLSDNLLNVPVHTIKDIKVLMTVTGGRIVYKHNDF from the coding sequence ATGAAAAATCACAAAAAGCTGATTATACTTTTTATACTTATGGTAGTGTGCATTGCCATTATAGTGTATTTAACTGATGGGTATCAAGAAAAAGATAATACCAGCATGTTGTTCTTCAATGGCAATATCATAACCGTTGACAATACCACACTCAAACCTGAAGCGGTTTTTATAAAGGGAGGCAGAATCTATTTTACTGGTACAATACAGGATGCACTCACACTAACCGATGTCCATACCATAAAAATAAATCTTAAAGGACGCACGCTTATTCCTGGTTTTAACGATAATCATACACATACACTTGCTGCTGGTTCATTCTATTCTGAAGCAATATTATGGAACAAAACCTGTGAAGAGATAGTAGCTATTATAGAACAAGAAGCTAAAACAAAAAAACCCGGGGAACTTATTTCAGGTAACTCATGGGACTATACCACATGCCCCAAACCTCATAAATCACTACTTGATAAAGCAGCCCCCAATAATCCGGTATTTTTAACACAATATTCCGGGCATGCCGCATGGGTTAATTCACGGATGCTTGAAGAAATGGGAATAGATAAAAATACACCTGACCCTAAAGGTGGTCAGATTGTACGTGATGAAAAGGGAGAACCAACAGGGATACTGCGAGATACTGCTATGGGAACATCTGAATACGGCAAATTCATAAAACAGATACTATCGCCAAGCTTACATAAAAAACTCATTACTAAGGCTCTGACCCTTTACAAAGAGGCTGGCATCACATCAGTTCAGGACAACACGTGGGAACCATTCACGGTAAGGCTATTAAAAAAATATCGTAATTCACAGGAACTATCGACCAGATTCACGTGCTGGCCCATGGGCAACTCACCATTGTACTATGCCTTCAACTGGTTTACATCATTTGACAAAAACGATCACTGGGTTAGGAAAGGATTGGTTAAATACTTTGCAGATGGTGCATTTTCAACACGGACTGCATGGCTTTCACAGGAATATGCTGACGAACCGGGGAACTTTGGCTCACCACGGTATACAACCCAGGAATTAGAAACAATTGTTATGGAAGCTGCTAAAGAAAAACAACAGATCACCTTTCACGCCATTGGTGACAGAGCGGTAACTGAAGTGCTCAATGCCGTTGAAAAAGCACAGGCTGTATACCCATGGACAAAAACATTGCGATTTAGAATTGAACATATTCAAATTATCAATCCCAACGACATTAAGCGAATGAAAAACTTAGGTATTGTTGCCAGTGTTCAACCATTTACACTATGCAATCCCAAAAAAGATGAAACGCTATTAGGGAAAGCACGAGCAAAAAAAGCATACATGTTTTATTCAATATATAAAGCGGGAGTCCCTGTTTCATTTGGCTCAGATATACCCGCCGAAGTGGATTATCAGCCTCTTTTGGGCATCTATTACGCTGTAACACGTAAAAGTAAAGACGGCACTATGGGGCCTCTCAACAAAAATGAATGTTTTTCTCCATATGAAGCGCTGTATTGTTACACAATGGGTTCGGCGTATGCAGAATTTATGGAAAACGAGAAAGGCTCCATTACAAAAGGGAAACTGGCTGATTTTGTGGTTCTTTCGGATAATCTTTTGAATGTTCCAGTACACACTATCAAAGATATTAAAGTATTAATGACAGTAACCGGGGGAAGGATAGTGTATAAACATAATGATTTTTAA
- a CDS encoding GNAT family N-acetyltransferase, with protein sequence MKHLIKNQIQYRDYPIHTDCEAIVSILDATGFFYPEEVDIALELINEKINYPDSSSYEFIFAEYQTTVVGYICYGKIPLTKASWDVYWIAVHPDFQGNGIGYSLLSKAEEKTVRHDGKHFYIETSGRKQYEPTHSFYLKAGYTISAVFKDFYADGDDKLVFYKKLTTIIP encoded by the coding sequence ATGAAGCATTTAATTAAAAACCAAATTCAGTACAGGGATTACCCAATTCATACCGATTGTGAGGCAATAGTATCAATTCTTGACGCAACCGGTTTTTTTTATCCCGAAGAGGTGGATATTGCGCTAGAACTCATTAACGAAAAAATAAACTATCCTGATAGCTCAAGTTATGAATTTATTTTTGCTGAATACCAAACTACTGTCGTTGGATATATATGCTACGGTAAAATACCATTGACCAAAGCCTCATGGGATGTGTACTGGATTGCGGTGCATCCTGATTTCCAGGGTAACGGTATTGGATATTCATTGCTGTCAAAAGCAGAAGAAAAAACAGTAAGGCATGATGGTAAACATTTTTATATAGAAACCTCTGGCAGAAAACAGTATGAACCCACACATTCATTCTATCTGAAAGCTGGATACACTATTAGCGCAGTATTTAAGGATTTTTATGCTGATGGTGATGATAAACTTGTGTTTTATAAAAAATTAACAACAATAATTCCTTAA
- a CDS encoding ATP-grasp domain-containing protein, whose translation MEIIFIHQYVPDNAPLDEKDVLEQRDELAEIFIQMGYTVGSRAIQSHLDLLSLQELLQSRCIVFNLCESLFGRDDLMFLAPFMLEQYGIPFTGSGSHAIALSCHKLESKKLMMQHGIPTPSYITGDSEYHETLNGIYIIKPYNTHASINITQDSIVQVQSRSDFNTLKEKLVSSPNLFAEEYIDGREFNISLLLTDDGVQILPHAEIHFDNYPPDKYKIVDYEAKWVHDSFAYENTNRSFSFTQEDRPILDEIDRISLQLWDIFKLNGYARIDFRVKNNEVFVLEVNANPCISIYSGFMAAVREYGLSFSQALDIIIKHPVISKKYICEADEAFN comes from the coding sequence ATGGAGATAATCTTTATTCACCAGTATGTACCTGATAATGCTCCGTTGGATGAAAAGGATGTACTGGAGCAGCGAGATGAACTTGCTGAAATTTTTATCCAGATGGGTTACACAGTAGGTTCCCGTGCAATACAATCACATTTAGACCTTTTGTCATTGCAGGAGCTTTTACAAAGCAGGTGCATTGTATTTAATCTGTGTGAAAGTTTGTTTGGGCGTGACGACCTGATGTTTTTAGCCCCTTTTATGCTTGAGCAGTATGGCATTCCGTTTACCGGTTCAGGTTCACATGCCATTGCACTAAGTTGCCACAAGCTTGAAAGTAAAAAACTCATGATGCAACATGGTATTCCAACCCCTTCATATATTACCGGTGACAGTGAGTATCATGAAACCCTGAATGGCATTTATATTATCAAACCATATAATACGCATGCATCCATTAATATTACCCAGGATTCAATTGTTCAGGTACAATCCCGCAGTGATTTCAATACTCTAAAAGAAAAGCTTGTTTCTTCACCCAATCTATTTGCCGAGGAATATATTGATGGAAGGGAGTTTAATATTTCACTTCTTTTAACCGATGATGGAGTGCAGATACTTCCTCATGCCGAAATTCATTTTGATAATTATCCCCCTGATAAGTATAAAATTGTAGATTATGAAGCAAAATGGGTTCATGACTCATTTGCCTACGAAAATACAAACCGAAGCTTTTCATTTACCCAGGAAGACAGGCCAATACTGGATGAAATTGACAGAATATCATTACAATTATGGGATATCTTCAAATTAAATGGCTATGCACGCATTGATTTCAGGGTCAAAAACAATGAAGTCTTTGTGCTTGAAGTTAACGCTAACCCCTGCATATCAATTTACAGCGGATTTATGGCCGCAGTCAGGGAATACGGTTTAAGCTTTTCTCAGGCACTTGATATTATTATTAAACATCCTGTTATTTCAAAAAAATATATATGTGAAGCAGATGAAGCATTTAATTAA
- a CDS encoding KamA family radical SAM protein encodes MEAIESLQNTETQEPPDFSTSNTDEPPSACNAQSNVITILPSRHVVHKPTTSNKTKIFRKLFYPDIIDSQWNDWRWQIAHRIRTYEELSAILELTESEKNALISHTQLPMSITPYYASLIDRNNPNDPIRRCVVPTIHELEHNHGESEDPLSEDDDSPVPGLVHRYPDRVLFLATDFCSTYCRYCTRSRIVGRSNCTLPGKNWDTALRYIAEHTQIRDVLISGGDPLTMNESMVEYLLSRLRAIPHVEIIRIGTKVPAVLPQRITHSLVSMLRKYHPLWINIHFTHPDEITPETMKACNRLANAGIPLGSQTVLLKGINDNVETLKKLYHLLLQCRVRPYYLYQCDPIVGSQHFRTSVAKGLEMIEGLRGHTTGLAVPHYVIDAPGGGGKVPLLPTYYQGMDGNSVILKNYEHKYFYYPETT; translated from the coding sequence ATGGAAGCAATTGAATCACTGCAAAATACAGAAACACAGGAGCCTCCGGATTTTTCCACCTCAAATACTGATGAGCCTCCCTCGGCGTGTAATGCACAATCAAATGTGATAACAATCCTGCCTTCACGGCATGTTGTTCATAAACCTACCACCAGCAATAAAACAAAGATTTTCAGAAAACTTTTTTATCCCGATATTATTGATTCGCAATGGAATGACTGGCGGTGGCAGATTGCTCACAGAATACGTACCTATGAAGAATTATCTGCAATTCTTGAACTTACTGAAAGTGAAAAGAATGCATTAATCAGTCATACGCAGTTGCCCATGTCAATAACACCATATTATGCCAGCCTCATTGACCGCAATAACCCCAATGACCCAATTCGCCGCTGTGTAGTTCCAACAATACATGAACTGGAACATAATCATGGCGAATCTGAAGACCCCCTTTCAGAAGATGACGACAGTCCGGTCCCGGGATTGGTGCATCGCTATCCCGATAGAGTTTTGTTTTTAGCAACCGATTTTTGCTCAACGTATTGTCGGTACTGCACACGCTCACGCATCGTTGGACGATCAAATTGTACACTACCAGGTAAAAACTGGGATACAGCATTACGCTATATTGCTGAACATACCCAAATCAGGGATGTTCTTATTTCTGGCGGTGACCCACTGACAATGAATGAATCCATGGTAGAGTACCTTCTTAGCCGTCTTAGAGCAATCCCACATGTTGAGATTATCCGTATTGGCACTAAAGTTCCAGCGGTATTGCCACAGCGCATCACCCATTCACTGGTAAGCATGTTACGAAAATATCATCCATTATGGATAAACATCCATTTCACCCATCCCGATGAGATAACACCTGAAACCATGAAAGCATGTAACAGGCTTGCAAATGCAGGTATACCACTGGGCAGCCAGACAGTGCTCCTTAAAGGCATTAATGATAATGTTGAAACACTGAAAAAACTTTACCATCTGCTTTTGCAATGCAGGGTACGCCCCTATTATCTGTATCAATGTGACCCCATAGTAGGTTCGCAGCATTTTCGCACTTCAGTTGCTAAAGGTCTTGAAATGATTGAAGGGCTGCGTGGTCATACAACAGGGCTTGCAGTTCCTCACTATGTCATAGATGCACCGGGAGGCGGAGGCAAGGTACCATTGTTACCCACCTACTATCAGGGTATGGACGGGAATAGTGTTATTCTTAAAAACTACGAACATAAATATTTCTACTATCCTGAAACAACATGA
- the gltX gene encoding glutamate--tRNA ligase produces the protein MRVRFAPSPTGFLHVGNARTAVLNFLFKKKYNATYILRIEDTDMERSTRESEESILNDLTWLGMQWDEGPDCGGKYGPYRQSERFDIYREYTEKLLKGGHAYHCYCTQEELDAQRQKAAQENKPFVYPGTCRNLTLEQKKAFENQGRKPTVRFKVKEGITLSIDDQIKGNVIFNSENIGGDFIIVRSDGVPVYNYIVIIDDTLMNVTHVIRGEDHLPNTPKQMLIAMALGLPVPIYAHMPLLLGPDRTKLSKRHGITSVAVYREQGYLPQALFNYLALLGWTLESGDEIVPVEKLIAEFELSKIGKSSAIFDFQKLKWMNSVYLRNLPFDTAFELFYPYIEKAYPAVSKNEWLTHVVDTVRGNCEIASDIVKEISIFFGDKAEFEEDAENMLATPEAKTVIQTAYELIHSTINEHNYSTETLNTIKQKTGLKGKMLFMPFRAMVTGRLHGPELDKILPLLGYQRFIKRIEYCYQHFVR, from the coding sequence ATGCGCGTACGATTTGCACCCAGCCCAACAGGATTTTTACATGTAGGCAATGCCAGAACTGCAGTACTAAACTTTCTATTCAAGAAAAAATATAATGCCACCTATATTCTTAGAATTGAAGATACTGATATGGAACGCAGCACCAGGGAATCTGAAGAGTCTATTCTCAATGACCTTACGTGGCTTGGCATGCAGTGGGACGAAGGTCCTGATTGTGGAGGGAAGTATGGCCCTTATAGGCAATCCGAACGTTTTGATATTTACCGCGAATATACTGAGAAGCTACTGAAAGGTGGCCATGCATATCATTGCTATTGTACCCAGGAAGAACTGGACGCACAGCGCCAGAAAGCTGCACAAGAAAATAAACCATTTGTATATCCTGGAACATGTAGAAACCTGACCCTTGAACAAAAAAAGGCTTTTGAAAATCAGGGAAGAAAACCCACTGTGCGTTTCAAGGTTAAGGAGGGAATTACTCTTTCAATAGATGACCAGATAAAAGGCAATGTTATTTTCAACAGTGAAAATATTGGCGGTGATTTTATCATAGTTCGTTCAGATGGTGTTCCTGTGTACAATTATATCGTCATAATTGATGATACCTTAATGAATGTGACCCATGTTATTCGCGGCGAAGACCACCTACCCAATACACCAAAGCAGATGCTCATTGCCATGGCGTTAGGACTACCGGTACCTATCTATGCACACATGCCACTGCTACTGGGGCCAGATCGCACTAAACTATCAAAGCGCCATGGTATTACGTCCGTTGCAGTGTACCGTGAACAGGGTTATTTACCCCAGGCCTTATTCAATTACTTAGCTTTACTGGGCTGGACGTTAGAATCAGGTGATGAGATAGTACCTGTAGAAAAGCTTATTGCCGAATTTGAGCTTTCTAAAATTGGAAAGAGTTCTGCTATCTTTGATTTTCAGAAACTGAAATGGATGAATTCGGTATATTTGCGTAATCTTCCTTTTGATACAGCATTTGAGCTGTTTTATCCTTATATTGAAAAAGCATATCCTGCTGTAAGCAAAAACGAATGGCTTACTCATGTTGTTGATACGGTTAGAGGCAATTGTGAGATAGCTTCAGATATTGTTAAGGAGATTTCAATCTTCTTTGGTGATAAAGCTGAATTTGAGGAAGATGCTGAAAATATGTTAGCAACACCGGAAGCTAAGACAGTTATCCAGACTGCATATGAACTTATTCACTCAACTATCAATGAACACAATTACAGTACGGAAACACTCAACACAATAAAGCAGAAAACAGGACTAAAAGGAAAGATGCTTTTTATGCCGTTCAGAGCCATGGTAACCGGCAGATTACATGGCCCTGAGCTTGATAAAATACTTCCATTGCTGGGCTACCAGCGTTTTATAAAGCGTATTGAATATTGTTATCAACACTTTGTGAGATAG
- the flgE gene encoding flagellar hook protein FlgE → MMRSLFAGVSGLKNHQTRMDVIGNNISNVNTYGFKYSRVTFQDMLSQTISGAAKPEENRGGINPRQVGLGMNIAAIDKIFTQGSLQTTGVNTDMAISGDGFFIVADGQKHLYTRAGTFALDKDGTLVNPANGLKVQGWMATTNAAGEKVINTSGTVEDIIVPIYGKVPAKETNYVKYKCNLDSKLPIVPNDANAIMRTSAGVTTNIDIYDKLGNPHRLTLNFWKSGVNEWTASAAITDTELVTLDVPNGGNQPNQINGSTRVVLKFSPEGRIVSVADANSPDEINQGKLEVNLSYRVAGDPTLRNIRLDFGSSGLVEGITQFSSPSTTKAVEQDGYAMGYMESFTVDNSGIITAVYSNGTKQMIGQVATAVFTNPQGLIATGDNMFEVSNNSGLPLIGPAGEAGRGKIVAGTLEMSNVDLSEQFTDMIITQRGFQANSRTITTSDQMLQELINLKR, encoded by the coding sequence ATGATGCGATCACTTTTTGCAGGTGTTTCAGGACTTAAAAACCATCAGACACGGATGGATGTCATTGGCAACAATATTTCAAATGTCAATACCTATGGATTTAAGTACAGCAGAGTTACCTTCCAGGATATGCTCTCGCAAACTATTTCAGGCGCTGCAAAGCCTGAGGAAAACCGTGGTGGTATTAATCCGCGACAGGTTGGCCTGGGTATGAATATTGCAGCCATTGACAAGATATTTACTCAGGGTAGCTTACAGACAACCGGTGTTAATACTGATATGGCAATATCCGGCGATGGATTCTTTATTGTTGCTGATGGGCAAAAGCACCTGTATACACGTGCCGGCACATTTGCACTTGATAAGGATGGGACGCTGGTAAATCCTGCAAATGGGCTTAAAGTGCAGGGATGGATGGCTACAACAAATGCTGCCGGGGAAAAGGTTATCAATACATCCGGTACTGTTGAGGATATTATTGTTCCTATTTATGGAAAGGTGCCTGCTAAAGAAACCAACTATGTAAAATATAAATGTAATTTAGACTCAAAGCTGCCTATAGTTCCCAATGATGCCAACGCAATTATGAGAACATCTGCTGGAGTGACTACCAACATTGATATATATGATAAGTTGGGTAACCCCCATAGATTGACTCTCAATTTCTGGAAAAGTGGGGTAAATGAATGGACTGCTTCTGCCGCCATAACCGATACTGAGCTTGTGACTCTTGACGTGCCCAATGGTGGCAATCAGCCAAACCAGATAAATGGGTCAACCAGGGTTGTACTAAAATTTTCCCCTGAAGGGCGTATTGTGTCGGTTGCTGATGCAAACAGCCCCGATGAGATAAATCAGGGTAAGCTTGAAGTCAATTTAAGCTATCGTGTGGCTGGTGATCCCACACTGCGCAATATACGGCTTGATTTTGGTAGTTCAGGGCTTGTTGAAGGTATCACGCAATTTTCTTCGCCATCTACCACCAAGGCTGTTGAACAGGATGGCTATGCAATGGGGTATATGGAATCTTTTACAGTGGATAACTCAGGCATCATCACTGCTGTATATTCTAATGGCACCAAGCAGATGATAGGGCAGGTGGCCACTGCAGTGTTTACCAATCCGCAGGGGTTAATTGCAACGGGCGATAATATGTTTGAGGTATCCAATAACTCTGGACTCCCGTTAATAGGGCCAGCAGGTGAGGCAGGCAGAGGAAAGATTGTGGCCGGTACGCTTGAGATGTCAAATGTTGACCTGTCCGAGCAGTTTACCGATATGATTATAACTCAGAGAGGATTTCAGGCAAATTCACGAACCATCACCACATCGGACCAGATGCTTCAGGAATTGATAAACCTGAAGCGGTAA
- a CDS encoding flagellar hook capping FlgD N-terminal domain-containing protein: MPDALRMSGEDVAKAQFQANEVNAKLKAKKGKLPSELDKDSFLKLLVAELRHQDPTQPMNDREFISQMAQFSSLEQMSNMNQSIEKLVLRSQSSDAFSLIGKEVEAVDFASQQIVRGLVSGVVYRQDGVKVIIGSAEVSLNDIHAVYLPSNYRPEKNTAATNTDVTVKQEIKENVVPEKQNAVEAYSMNAFSKGSSSHIEPVRN; encoded by the coding sequence ATGCCCGATGCATTACGAATGTCAGGCGAAGATGTAGCAAAAGCACAGTTTCAAGCAAATGAAGTTAATGCAAAGCTTAAAGCCAAGAAGGGTAAATTGCCATCAGAGCTTGATAAGGACTCATTTCTTAAATTGCTGGTGGCTGAACTGCGGCATCAGGACCCCACACAGCCCATGAATGACCGCGAATTCATAAGCCAGATGGCACAATTCTCTTCCCTTGAACAGATGAGTAATATGAATCAATCAATTGAAAAGCTGGTGTTACGTTCCCAATCCAGTGATGCATTTTCACTTATTGGCAAAGAGGTTGAAGCGGTTGATTTTGCAAGCCAGCAGATTGTACGAGGATTGGTAAGTGGTGTTGTGTACAGGCAGGATGGTGTTAAGGTGATTATTGGTTCTGCTGAGGTTTCACTCAATGATATACATGCGGTCTATTTACCCAGTAACTATCGCCCAGAAAAAAATACCGCTGCCACAAACACTGATGTTACAGTAAAACAGGAAATAAAGGAAAACGTGGTACCGGAAAAACAAAACGCTGTAGAAGCATATTCAATGAACGCCTTCAGTAAAGGCAGTTCATCACACATAGAACCAGTGAGAAATTAG